The genomic stretch TTAAGGGTGTTTTAGCTAATGCGTTTTATCGAAAAGGTCCTGTTGTATTGTCTGTTGATTTGCTTAAAGATATTAGAAACTCAGGTTTTCGAGTTGACGAAGATTTGCTTTGCGTTTTGATTGGTAGTTGGGGAAGGTTAGGATTGGCAAAGTATTGTGAAGAAATATTTGGACAAATATCTTTTTTGGGTATTACTCCTAGTACAAGGTTGTATAATGCTGTTATTGATGCATTGGTGAAATCAAACTCTCTTGACCTTGCCTATTTGAAGTTTCAACAGATGTCAGCGGATAATTGTAAACCTGACAGGTTTACTTATAACATGCTTATTCATGGAGTTTGTAAAATTGGTGTGGTGGATGAGGCACTTCGGTTGGTTAAGCAGATGGAAGGTTTTGGATATTCAGCTAATGTTTATACATACACTAACTTAATATATGGGTTTTGCAATGCAAAGAGGGTTGATGAAGCATTCAGGGTTTTTGAAACAATGAAGCTTCGAAATGTCAATCCTAATGAAGCCACTATCAGATCATTGGTTCATGGGGTGTTTCGATGTGTGGCTCCACGTGAGGCGTTTGAACTAGTGatagattttattgaaaaggaGCCTGTTTTGGGGAGATTGGCTTGTGATACTTTACTCTGTTGCCTGTCAGAGAAGTGTATGCCAAGAGAGGCAGGTGCATTATTGAGGAAACTTGGGGGGAGAGGTTATTTGCCTGACAGTTCGACATTTAACATCACAATGACTGGTTTGTTAAAGGGTTTGGATGTCAATGAGACATGTGAGATATTGGATAAATTTATTGCGCGGGGTGCGAAGTTGGGGTTTAGCTTTTATCTTGCATTAATTGAAACTTTGTATAAGGCAGGAAGAGGTATGGAGGTAGATCGGTATTTGAATCAAATGGTCAAGGACAGACTTGTGTCTGATGTCTTTTCACATAACATGGTAATTGATTGCTTCTGCAAAGCCAATGTGATGAACAAGGCAGTAGTGGTTTTCAAAATGATGCAAGATAGAGGTGTTTCTCCCAACCTTGTTACTTTCAATACCCTTATTAGTGGCCACTGCAAAGATGGAGAGGTGCATAAAGCACGTGAACTGTTGCAGATGCTTTTAGAACTTGGATTGAAGCCAGATATTTTCACTTTTAGTTCAATAATTGACGGTCTTTGTCGAGCACAACAGTTTGATGATGCTTTAGGTTGTTTCAGTGAAATGGTGGAATGGGGTGTCTCTCCTAATGCTGTCACGTACAATATATTGATTCGTTCTCTGTGTCTTATAGGAGATGTTGGTAGATCAATGAAACTCTTAAAAGACATGCGAAAGGATGGAATAAGCCCTGATATTTTCTCCTTCAATGCTCTCATTCAAAGTTTTTGTAGGATGGGAAAAGTTGAGAAAGCAGAGAAGATGTTTGTTTCCATGTCTACCTTGGGCTTGATTCCCGACAACTATACTTATGGTGCTCTTGTTAAGGCATTGTTTGAATCAGGGAGATGTGATGAAGCTAAGaagatgtttttttcaatggaaGTGAATGGCTGTGTTCCTGATTCCTTCACATGCAATTTGATTTCAGAAAATCTGGTTAAGCAAGGCGATTTTGAAGAGCTTCAAAATATAGCAAAAATATGTTCTGAGAGAGGAATTTCGCTAAAATCCATTCCTGCAGTATAGGATTCTGCTGCTCTTGGTTCATAAGTTAGGGCTGATTTGCTTAAGTTAAGAGTCAGCCATAAAGCAGCCGGCTGGTTTTTGGTTGTGGCATTTGGAATCATGTATATTGAAGAATTGTATAGAAGATCTCCATTCTGCTCCCATCAGATTGTTTCATATTTTCTGGCAGAAAAATCACGTTGATTCCGGTGTAAGACGCCATGTTGAGCTGGTGGATTTCTATCTTCTGTAGAAATAACTTTTGGGCTTGGCAATTTGTACCGCTCAACTTTCTTGCATTCCGTTTGTGTCGTGCATGGAGCCGGACGGCATCGCTGGTCATCAAGCTTACCATATGTTGTGGGGAATCTCTTTACTGCAAAGTGAAGCAGAGCCTCATTCAACGTCTGCCTCGACAGCTACACAGGATACACTGCTATGTTTTTTTTGCCTTGTTACCTTGAGAGAAATCTAGAAtctgtttgttttatatttttcagagaaataaaaatgttattctctattttttggtgcgaatgaaatattaaaaaataaatcaataaatttctttttcaataaacCCTTGAATTGTTAATTTAGATGAAAAAATTCTAACctgagaaaaataattttttttcttggcattaTTAACCCTCAAGATGTTTTCCGGATAtccatattataataataataataataataatatataactaTTTTATCATAACCTTCTATAACCATCAAAACCACCATTAAATGatcatcattttattatcaatatacctattatttttttataatttcttcataacTACAGCACCTTGCcatcacaacaacatttaacaactgttattttttatcattataaaaatatattaaaataatatattttttattttttaaaaaatattttttatattagctagttaaaataatttaaatatactaaaaacatattaattttatcatttgtatGACAAAGTTTATAGTATTAGAGTTTCTCGAGTTCTAATAATTACAGTTCCTAAATTATAGAGAtagaaactaaaatttttaagtCTAAGATTATAGcctttaattgtaaaaaa from Populus alba chromosome 8, ASM523922v2, whole genome shotgun sequence encodes the following:
- the LOC118062494 gene encoding uncharacterized protein; this translates as MRGLSLASRASSPALNTLSKSQKSSNQPKLTTQKNPSKSKTDRFQRQTNHTEASLTGNNSLSSLNSQLTKPNLVSVPKGHVSHNRNTRSIDRHYISRILSRNDWYLLLNHEFKAKRINLNPQFVVSVLQNQENPIYPLRFYIWVSNVDPLFIRNQAVKGVLANAFYRKGPVVLSVDLLKDIRNSGFRVDEDLLCVLIGSWGRLGLAKYCEEIFGQISFLGITPSTRLYNAVIDALVKSNSLDLAYLKFQQMSADNCKPDRFTYNMLIHGVCKIGVVDEALRLVKQMEGFGYSANVYTYTNLIYGFCNAKRVDEAFRVFETMKLRNVNPNEATIRSLVHGVFRCVAPREAFELVIDFIEKEPVLGRLACDTLLCCLSEKCMPREAGALLRKLGGRGYLPDSSTFNITMTGLLKGLDVNETCEILDKFIARGAKLGFSFYLALIETLYKAGRGMEVDRYLNQMVKDRLVSDVFSHNMVIDCFCKANVMNKAVVVFKMMQDRGVSPNLVTFNTLISGHCKDGEVHKARELLQMLLELGLKPDIFTFSSIIDGLCRAQQFDDALGCFSEMVEWGVSPNAVTYNILIRSLCLIGDVGRSMKLLKDMRKDGISPDIFSFNALIQSFCRMGKVEKAEKMFVSMSTLGLIPDNYTYGALVKALFESGRCDEAKKMFFSMEVNGCVPDSFTCNLISENLVKQGDFEELQNIAKICSERGISLKSIPAV